DNA sequence from the Armatimonadota bacterium genome:
CAGCCGCTAGTGATGGACTCCGCGCTTGCGAAGTCGGCGGCTTGGATCAGGTCCGGGTTGATGTTGTGCCATACCCACAGGAACTCGGCGAGCGTGACCGAGCCGTATGCCGCAAGCTCGGCCTTGCCGAGGCGCTTGACGAACCTCCGCGCGTCCGGGCTCGAGTCCCTGAGCCGGGTGCGGGCGATACGCCGCAGTGAGGCCACTCTCACCGCCCGGGCCGCGAGCCACGTGCCGACGACGGCTGCGGCCAGAGTGACTGCCGGCCACCCAAGAGCGCTGAACTCAAACATGGGATGCTCCTTTCAGAAGAGGGAACGCTGGCCGGTCGGGTTCTCTTCGGAGTCGCATTCGTGTGATCCGACCAGCGAGGCGGAGATGGGGTCGTGGTTCTCGCGGTTCTTCGCCGCCGCCCCGGCGCTCCTGGTCGCATAGCAGTAGGCGCATCCATGCAGGCACGTGTCGTACGCGCCGATGTCCTTGCTGGCGACGCAGCCGCACTCCAGGCGCTGCGTCTTGTCCTTCCTTCCGACGACCTCCACACCGAACACACGGCGGATGTAAGCGTCGTCCACGCACTTCCCCGGCGCGATGCCGAACGGCGTCAGGTCGAGAACCTCCGCGCACGAGAATATCTCCATCCCGGCGCCGGACGCGACTTCCGCCAGCCGGCGCATCATTCCGCCGAACGCGGGCGCTTCCGGGTCGGCCTGGCGGTAACCTATCTCCAGCCGCCTCAGCCGCCCTTTGGCCGCCCGGTACTCGTCGGCCACGCTTATGACGACCCGTCCGGTCGCCCCGGAGAGCCGCCCGGCTATCAGCTCGAACCGGGAGGCGTGATATTCCTCGGATGTCTCGTCGCTGACGATGATGGGGTCGTACCGCCATATCACCCGTTCCGGGCCGATCAGGTCCGAGAGGCGGCGGAACGTTTGGATGCATTCGTCGAGCGGGGGAAGGCCCGGCTCGAGCGCAGCCGGGTAGCCGTTCACCGTGTATTGGAAGTAGTACCGATACCCCCGGGAGTCGAGCTCCGGGAGGCGCGGCATCAGCGGAGTGGCGTTCTTCGTCCAGAAGACGATGACGTCCACGTCCTGCGGGGCAAGCGGGACCCTGGACACCTGGTTCGCGTTGAAGGGGTTGACGACGCAGCAGTGTCCGGCCTCGATGCGGTTCATGAGCCAGTCCGAGTAGAAGGCGGGTACGTCGGTTCTTCTGCTGGCGCTGATGATCAAGTGGATTCTCCTCCGCGGTCTTCCGGGCGAGCGTTCCCATTGCGCCGCCGGGCGGCGGACAGACGGCCTACCTCGGGCCGAAGAGCTTCGCGGTGAGCGCCCCCGCGAAGGCGCACATCACCAGCCCGATGATGGCAAGCGGCGGGGATGACGCGCCTGCCAGGATGAGCAGGAACCCCGGAACGAGCAGGATGGACATCAGTATCAGGTACGCGCATCCCATGAGTATC
Encoded proteins:
- a CDS encoding DUF1848 domain-containing protein; translation: MIISASRRTDVPAFYSDWLMNRIEAGHCCVVNPFNANQVSRVPLAPQDVDVIVFWTKNATPLMPRLPELDSRGYRYYFQYTVNGYPAALEPGLPPLDECIQTFRRLSDLIGPERVIWRYDPIIVSDETSEEYHASRFELIAGRLSGATGRVVISVADEYRAAKGRLRRLEIGYRQADPEAPAFGGMMRRLAEVASGAGMEIFSCAEVLDLTPFGIAPGKCVDDAYIRRVFGVEVVGRKDKTQRLECGCVASKDIGAYDTCLHGCAYCYATRSAGAAAKNRENHDPISASLVGSHECDSEENPTGQRSLF